The following proteins come from a genomic window of Sorex araneus isolate mSorAra2 chromosome 1, mSorAra2.pri, whole genome shotgun sequence:
- the GAS1 gene encoding growth arrest-specific protein 1: MVAGPLGGGGGARAGPGPGALLCVLALLQLLSSAPRGAGLAHGRRLICWQALLQCQGEPECSYAYNQYAEACAPVLAQRVGAHAPAAFPAPDAAFPPRWRCPSHCISALIQLNHTRRGPALEDCDCAQDENCRSTKRAIEPCLPRSAGGAGGGAGGVMGCTEARRRCDRDSRCSLALGRYLAYCGKLFNGLRCTDECRAVIEDMLAVPKAALLNDCVCDGLERPICESVKENMARLCFGAELGHGPGSSGSDGGPDDYYDEEYDEEPRAGGAGGEPPPDDDDDGGTGARGDPPHGPGRRSGGGGAPRAAGVSGVSVVLLLLAPLLL, encoded by the coding sequence ATGGTGGCCGGGCcgctgggcggcggcggcggggcccgcgcggggcccgggccgggggcccTGCTGTGCGTGCTGGCGCTGCTGCAGCTGCTGAGCTCGgcgccgcggggcgcggggctggcgcACGGCCGGCGGCTCATCTGCTGGCAGGCGCTGCTGCAGTGCCAGGGCGAGCCGGAGTGCAGCTACGCCTACAACCAGTACGCCGAGGCGTGCGCGCCCGTGTTGGCGCAGCGCGTGGGGGCCCACGCGCCGGCCGCCTTCCCGGCCCCGGACGCCGCCTTCCCGCCGCGCTGGCGCTGCCCGAGCCACTGCATCTCGGCGCTCATTCAGCTCAACCACACGCGGCGCGGGCCCGCCCTGGAGGACTGTGACTGCGCGCAGGACGAGAATTGCAGGTCCACCAAGCGCGCCATCGAGCCGTGCCTGCCCCggagcgcgggcggcgcgggcggcggcgcgggcggcgtgATGGGCTGCACCGAGGCTCGGCGGCGCTGCGACCGCGACAGCCGCTGCAGCCTGGCGCTCGGCCGCTACCTGGCCTATTGCGGCAAGCTCTTCAACGGGCTGCGCTGCACCGACGAATGCCGCGCCGTCATCGAGGACATGCTGGCCGTGCCCAAGGCGGCGCTGCTCAACGACTGCGTGTGCGACGGCCTGGAGCGGCCGATCTGTGAGTCGGTCAAGGAGAACATGGCCCGGCTCTGCTTCGGCGCCGAGCTGGGCCACGGCCCAGGCAGCAGCGGCTCGGACGGCGGCCCGGACGACTACTACGACGAGGAATACGACGAGGAGCCGCGCGCCGGGGGAGCGGGCGGGGAGCCGCCGCCGGACGACGATGACGACGGCGGCACGGGGGCTCGGGGCGACCCGCCCCACGGCCCGGGCCGCAGgagtggcggcggcggcgcccccaGAGCAGCCGGGGTGTCGGGGGTCTCCGTCGTGCTGCTGCTGTTGGCCCCGCTGCTCCTCTAG